The window GCCGGCGGCCCACTTGACACCCCCGAGGACGTGGTTGCGGAAATGGGTCTCGCTGTACGCCGCGCTGGTGTGCCCCATGCCGGTGGCCCACACGCGGCCGCCGCCGGTGTTGCGGCACCAGGAGATGGGGTGGTCCGGCCCCATGGCGCGGGAACCCGGGTTGTACGTGCGCTCGTCCGCGGTGACCAGGACATGGACGTCGCCGCGGGGATTGCGGTCGAAGTTGTACCACTCCTCGCTGCGGTTCCAACGGTCCGGCAGACCGGCCGTCGACGGGTGCTTCTTGTCCGCGACGACGGCGGTGCCGGCCAGCACGCCGGGGGAGTGCTCCGGCATGTGTGCGCCGCCGTTGATGGTCTGGTCCCACCACGGGTACTCGTTCTCGATGCCCATGTCTGTGGCGTTGTGGATCGCGACGATGCCCTTACCGCCGGCGAGGTAGCCCTCCACCGCCTGACGTTGGGCCGCCGTGTTCCACACCATTCCCGAGGTCTGGAACATGATGAGCACGTCGAAGGTGGCGAGGTTCGCCGGGGTGAAAACGCTCGAGTCCTCGCTATGGACCAACTCGAAGTCGTTGGCCGCCGCCTGCTCCCGGAACATCGCGAGGCCGGCAGGGATCGAATCGTGCCGGTAGCCGGCGGTCTCCGTGAAGACCAGGGCTCGGAAGGCCGGCGCCGCTGACGCCGGTTGGGCTACGACGAGCGACAGGAGCACGCTCGCGATCGCCCCGAAGATAAAGATGATGCGACGCATGCCGTCTCCTATTTCGGCGGAGCAACGATGGCATGACCACGGGCACGCTTCGGCCGCACCTCCGATGCGCCGGAGTGCCTGAGCGCGTCGTAGGCACGCGTGTGCCGTCAGCTCGTCATCCCGTCCGCCGTGACGGGCAGTCAAGTCCTACGGAAGAGAGGGGTGTTGCATCAGATGCGACCGTCTCCCGTGGTCTGCCGGCCAGCATGCAGCGGCATATCGCAACAGTCAATATGGATCGGGTGCGGGACGATTCCATAACACATTTTGCGCATCAATCGTGGTGCTTGGCGCGCGACTGTCGTCGGGCCGATTCCATAACAGTTTTCGCGCATCAGTCGTCGTGATTCGGCGCGCGACTGTGGACCAGCCGCTTCGATAACAGATTTCGGCGTATCAATCGTTGCCGACCGATCACCGATCCATATTGAGCAGTTCGAACCGCGAACGTCCTCCTGTGATGTCCGATGGTATTGCCAGGCGCTCATCGAGGCATTTACCCTCGGGGCCGCGATGTCGCCATCGCGTCCGGCGAAAGTTCGCGGCTATTCGACGACAGCTCGCGGGCGGGAACTGCCCTTCCGTGCCGGCCGTACCCGAACGATTCAGCTATCGGTGACTCATTCCTGCTGACGACGCGAATGTTGAGGGTCCACCACGATGTCTGCCCCGCTGCAGTCGCCGCTGCTCGCTCTGCGAGGCATCGGCAAGTCGTTCCTCGGCGTGCGGGTGCTCGACGGCGTCGACCTCCAGGTCCGGCCGGGCGAGGTGCACGCGGTCGTCGGCGAGAACGGCGCCGGCAAGTCCACGCTCATGAAGGTGGTGTCCGGCGTCCACCAGCCCGACGAGGGAACGGTCGAGTTCGCCGGCGCACCGCGGACGTTCCGCAGCCCGCGCGAGGCCCGACAGGCGGGTATCGGCATCGTCTACCAGGAGCTGACCCTGCTGCCCGAGCGCACCGTCGCGGAGAACGTCTTTCTGGGCCGCGAGCCCCTGCGCCGCGGGCTCGTCGACCGCAGGGCGATGCTCAGCCGCACCGCGGGGCTCCTCGCCTCCATCGGGGAGGGCTCGTTACCACCCGACGCACGTGTGGGACGACTCGGCGTGGCGCGACAACAGGTGGTCGAGATCGTCAAGGCGCTCGCCCTCGACGCGCGGCTGCTCATCATGGACGAGCCCACCGCGGCTCTCTCCGACCACGAGGTCGACCAGCTCTACTCGCTCGTACGGCGGCTGCAGGAGCACGGGATGGGCGTGCTGTACGTCTCGCACCGCCTCAAGGAGGTCTTCGACCTCTCCGGCCGGATCACCGTGCTCAAGGACGGCCGGGCGGTGGCCACCCTGGACACCGCGGACACCAGCGCCGATCAGCTCGTGCGCCACATGGTCGGCCGCGAGCTGTCGAACTACTACCCCGACCCGGCCAGGCCGCAGGAGTTGGGCCCGGTGCGGCTGACCGTCCGCGACGGAGGCAACCGGAAGCTGCGCGGCATCGACCTACGGTTGCGCGCCGGCGAGGTGCTCGGCGTCGGCGGCCTGCAGGGCTCCGGCCGGTCGGCGTTGGCCCGCGCACTGTTCGGCGCCGCACCGTTCGGCACCGGCCAGGTGACCGTCGACGGAGCGCCGGTCCGGCTGCGCTCGCCCCGCGCCGCGATGCGGGCCGGTATCGCCTACGTCTCCGAGGACCGCAAGGGCGAGGGGATCGTCGCCGAGCAGTCGGTGCTCGACAACGCGCTGTTGGCC is drawn from Streptomyces bottropensis ATCC 25435 and contains these coding sequences:
- a CDS encoding sugar ABC transporter ATP-binding protein, which gives rise to MSAPLQSPLLALRGIGKSFLGVRVLDGVDLQVRPGEVHAVVGENGAGKSTLMKVVSGVHQPDEGTVEFAGAPRTFRSPREARQAGIGIVYQELTLLPERTVAENVFLGREPLRRGLVDRRAMLSRTAGLLASIGEGSLPPDARVGRLGVARQQVVEIVKALALDARLLIMDEPTAALSDHEVDQLYSLVRRLQEHGMGVLYVSHRLKEVFDLSGRITVLKDGRAVATLDTADTSADQLVRHMVGRELSNYYPDPARPQELGPVRLTVRDGGNRKLRGIDLRLRAGEVLGVGGLQGSGRSALARALFGAAPFGTGQVTVDGAPVRLRSPRAAMRAGIAYVSEDRKGEGIVAEQSVLDNALLAGRAVRPGRVGRGARTARVRELLAAVELRAAGEDQEIRFLSGGNQQKVVLARWLALAPRILLFDEPTRGIDVGAKSAIHDLVRRLARDGAAVLMVSSELPELLGMSDRIIVMRDGRIAGELPAGATEEDVVALAVGTDREAAG